One genomic window of Methanosalsum zhilinae DSM 4017 includes the following:
- the comE gene encoding sulfopyruvate decarboxylase subunit beta produces MKSTEEIFIDIMHRSGIDIVASLPCDRLKNLIPLIDNTFYHVPITREESGVGICAGAYMAGSRPMAVIQSTGLGNMINALESLNISCQIPLPILASWRGVYKEKIEAQKPLGEHLPSILEGAGISYTIIDRIENIHQLETCIEDSFKNHRPHVILVSPIVWEGSICSAWAEEGQVLMKGRSCNFHFRGCIDEAQMLRYDAINTIAPHFDDEVVVCNIGIPSKELYSIKDRDLNYYMFGSMGLASSIGAGIAIKSDRKVVVLDGDGSLLMNPNALFEAAFLNPANLIIIALDNGAYGSTGSQKTLTSKNLDLEFLALACGFENTIKVHTPEELLAAYQNMKASTKMGFIHVILKPGNAKVANIPIKPADVTRRFMRSLSNR; encoded by the coding sequence ATGAAGTCCACTGAAGAGATATTTATAGATATAATGCACAGAAGTGGAATTGATATTGTTGCATCTCTTCCATGTGACCGACTTAAAAATTTAATTCCACTTATAGATAATACATTTTATCATGTTCCAATTACCCGGGAAGAAAGCGGGGTGGGCATATGTGCAGGGGCATATATGGCAGGAAGCAGACCAATGGCTGTTATCCAGAGTACAGGCCTGGGTAACATGATCAATGCTCTGGAATCATTAAATATTTCATGCCAGATTCCGCTTCCTATACTTGCCAGCTGGAGAGGTGTCTATAAAGAAAAGATAGAAGCACAGAAACCTCTGGGGGAGCATCTTCCTTCTATCCTTGAAGGTGCAGGAATATCCTATACAATTATTGATAGGATTGAAAATATACACCAGCTGGAAACATGTATAGAAGACTCTTTTAAAAATCATCGTCCTCATGTGATTCTGGTATCTCCAATTGTCTGGGAGGGGTCTATCTGTTCTGCCTGGGCTGAGGAAGGTCAGGTACTTATGAAAGGAAGGTCATGTAATTTTCATTTTCGTGGATGTATAGATGAGGCACAGATGCTGCGCTACGATGCGATAAATACAATTGCACCACATTTTGATGATGAAGTAGTTGTGTGTAATATTGGAATCCCATCAAAAGAGCTATACTCAATAAAGGATCGAGACCTTAATTATTATATGTTTGGTTCAATGGGACTTGCTTCTTCCATAGGTGCAGGAATTGCAATAAAATCAGATCGCAAGGTAGTTGTTCTGGATGGCGACGGAAGCCTTCTGATGAACCCAAATGCCCTTTTTGAAGCTGCATTTCTTAATCCTGCCAATCTTATAATAATTGCTCTGGACAATGGAGCTTATGGTTCAACAGGTTCACAGAAAACACTGACATCAAAAAATCTGGATCTTGAATTTCTTGCCCTAGCATGCGGATTTGAAAATACGATAAAAGTCCATACTCCAGAAGAACTTCTGGCAGCATATCAAAATATGAAAGCTTCCACAAAAATGGGGTTCATACACGTCATACTCAAACCAGGCAATGCAAAAGTTGCAAACATTCCAATAAAACCAGCTGATGTTACACGCCGGTTCATGCGATCACTTAGCAACCGTTAA
- a CDS encoding potassium channel family protein yields the protein MNNNYSKDKFIVLGYGDVGTNIIKILEDNRVYFVVVDRNPDVFEKVEFKYIIGNGADEAILKDAGVLNASTIIITLNDDIDIIFATLICRSLNPDITIIARANTVKSIDKIYKAGADYVVSLSIIAGQMLSKMTSLCIDHVCENVSEDIMLYEGIEIEKHQVHNQSPLKNKSVNEIENKYAIDCRVIGIKKKDRIITQINPSIIVEPGDMIAVVGSRENVAELKNKLTVAK from the coding sequence ATGAACAATAATTATTCGAAAGACAAATTTATAGTACTGGGTTATGGGGATGTGGGAACAAACATAATTAAAATTCTTGAAGATAACCGCGTCTATTTTGTAGTGGTGGACCGAAACCCAGATGTTTTCGAAAAAGTAGAATTCAAATATATAATCGGAAACGGAGCCGATGAAGCCATTCTAAAGGATGCAGGTGTGCTGAACGCATCAACCATAATAATCACATTGAATGACGATATTGATATTATATTTGCCACATTGATATGCAGAAGCCTGAATCCGGATATAACCATTATTGCAAGAGCCAATACTGTAAAATCCATTGATAAGATATATAAAGCGGGTGCTGATTATGTGGTTTCACTTTCGATAATCGCAGGTCAGATGCTTTCAAAAATGACATCATTGTGTATTGACCATGTATGTGAGAATGTCAGTGAAGACATCATGCTTTATGAAGGCATAGAAATTGAAAAACATCAGGTACACAATCAATCTCCATTAAAAAATAAATCTGTAAATGAAATTGAAAATAAATATGCTATTGATTGCAGAGTAATAGGCATCAAAAAGAAGGATAGGATCATAACTCAGATTAACCCGTCAATAATTGTGGAACCCGGGGATATGATTGCAGTGGTAGGCTCAAGGGAGAATGTAGCTGAACTAAAAAACAAATTAACGGTTGCTAAGTGA
- a CDS encoding potassium channel family protein, whose protein sequence is MEISRFIPKKSIKLYTSVIVSVIILYSFVFLHLTVAEGQIENANLLTAVYWVMTTMTTVGYGDVVLLSDTGKAFSILVQLSGITIVFGILFPQIIIPWIEKAVKTKLPTHVPDDMKHHIVICASTKLVEILIEGLKDQKVSYVVIDDDEQAVRELMKNDIICIYGNPAEEDTLQRAKVQSARFLIANKSDSENANIALTARKISQVEIISMADDISNTKYLRYAGANKVLSPKRLLGLYMGKRAVDPFVNRLTGAIEFLDGVNIVEFPVYPKSPLVGKTLKVANIQKRTGANIVGMLKGGTFSFHPEDSDIITENTVFLATGTTEQLSNLQKLTV, encoded by the coding sequence ATGGAAATATCCAGGTTTATACCCAAAAAATCTATAAAACTGTATACATCAGTCATAGTTTCTGTAATAATACTATACAGTTTTGTATTTTTGCACCTTACAGTAGCAGAGGGACAGATAGAAAATGCAAATTTATTAACTGCAGTCTACTGGGTAATGACCACCATGACTACCGTAGGTTATGGAGATGTCGTTCTACTTTCCGATACCGGTAAAGCATTTTCTATACTAGTTCAATTGTCGGGGATAACAATTGTTTTTGGAATATTGTTTCCGCAGATTATCATACCCTGGATAGAAAAAGCTGTAAAAACAAAGTTACCAACGCATGTACCAGATGATATGAAACATCACATCGTTATATGTGCTTCCACCAAACTGGTAGAGATCCTTATAGAAGGACTGAAAGACCAGAAAGTATCATATGTTGTTATAGACGATGACGAACAAGCAGTCCGGGAACTCATGAAAAATGATATAATATGTATATATGGTAATCCTGCCGAGGAAGATACACTGCAGCGTGCAAAAGTCCAGTCTGCAAGATTTTTAATAGCCAATAAGTCAGATTCTGAAAATGCAAATATTGCACTTACTGCACGAAAGATCAGCCAGGTGGAAATTATCTCAATGGCTGATGATATTTCAAATACCAAATATCTTCGATATGCCGGAGCAAATAAAGTCCTTTCTCCAAAAAGGCTTCTTGGACTCTACATGGGAAAAAGAGCAGTCGATCCTTTTGTAAACAGGCTTACAGGTGCTATCGAATTTCTGGATGGGGTAAATATTGTGGAATTTCCTGTATATCCAAAAAGTCCACTGGTTGGAAAGACCTTAAAGGTAGCAAATATTCAAAAAAGAACAGGTGCAAATATTGTAGGAATGCTTAAAGGCGGTACTTTTTCATTTCATCCGGAAGATAGCGATATTATTACAGAAAATACTGTATTTCTTGCTACAGGTACAACAGAACAGTTATCTAACCTGCAAAAGCTTACTGTTTAA
- a CDS encoding DUF504 domain-containing protein codes for MEDEIKSGYPRNILNEIKWKNLDFDECIVEYIHRGMPEDKKVISGVDIKDIGRSFITLYSDTMIPYHRILRIKYKGNILYLKKRA; via the coding sequence ATGGAGGATGAGATAAAATCAGGGTATCCCCGAAACATTTTAAATGAAATTAAATGGAAGAATCTGGATTTTGATGAGTGCATTGTGGAGTATATCCACAGGGGTATGCCTGAAGATAAAAAGGTTATTTCAGGAGTAGATATTAAGGATATTGGCAGGTCATTTATTACACTCTACTCTGATACAATGATCCCGTATCACAGAATACTCAGGATAAAGTATAAAGGAAATATCCTGTATCTGAAAAAAAGGGCATAA
- the tnpB gene encoding IS200/IS605 family element RNA-guided endonuclease TnpB, with amino-acid sequence MLKAYKYRLYPNKNHEEMISQHIGASRFIYNWALENKIKSYEAEGNSISRFALNKMIPELKIEHVWLKNINSQSLQGATLNLDNAFTKFFREKKGFPKFKSRKNPVQSFSVPQHYKVDFENNKIKLPKIGWINAKLHRRYEGKEKTATVSRTSTGKYYISILIDDEKENPVNKSFNIDTTVGVDVGIKDFAITSIGEKIDNPKYLKNSMKRMKVLQKRLSKKKKGSANRQRAKVAVAKLYEKIANQRNDFQHKLSSKLISENQAVALETLNVSGMLKNHCLTQSIADASWSSFVKKLEYKAEWYGKTILRIGRFEPSTKICNVCGYHNGKLTLTDRKWQCPDCKTNHDRDINAAINIKKFALDKQNLIGI; translated from the coding sequence ATGTTGAAAGCCTATAAATATAGATTGTATCCGAATAAAAATCATGAAGAAATGATTTCACAACATATTGGTGCTAGTAGATTCATCTATAATTGGGCTTTAGAAAATAAGATAAAATCATATGAAGCAGAAGGTAATTCTATATCAAGGTTTGCATTGAACAAAATGATACCTGAATTAAAAATAGAACATGTTTGGTTGAAAAATATTAATTCTCAATCATTACAGGGAGCAACACTTAATCTTGACAATGCATTTACAAAATTTTTCAGGGAAAAGAAAGGTTTTCCTAAGTTCAAATCAAGGAAAAATCCAGTTCAATCCTTTTCTGTTCCTCAACATTACAAAGTGGATTTTGAAAATAATAAAATTAAACTACCTAAGATTGGATGGATAAATGCGAAACTACATCGTAGATATGAAGGTAAAGAGAAAACAGCAACAGTAAGTAGAACATCTACTGGAAAATACTATATTAGTATTCTCATCGATGATGAAAAAGAAAATCCTGTAAATAAATCATTCAATATTGATACAACGGTTGGTGTTGATGTTGGAATCAAAGACTTTGCCATTACTTCAATTGGTGAGAAAATTGATAATCCGAAATATCTTAAAAACTCGATGAAAAGAATGAAAGTTTTGCAGAAAAGACTTTCCAAAAAGAAAAAAGGTTCAGCTAATAGACAAAGGGCAAAAGTAGCAGTAGCAAAACTCTATGAAAAAATTGCCAACCAAAGAAATGATTTTCAACATAAGTTATCCTCTAAGCTCATAAGCGAGAATCAAGCGGTAGCATTGGAAACTTTGAACGTTAGCGGTATGTTGAAAAACCACTGTCTTACACAAAGTATAGCAGATGCATCATGGAGTTCTTTCGTAAAAAAACTCGAATATAAAGCCGAATGGTACGGAAAAACCATACTCCGTATCGGAAGATTCGAGCCAAGTACAAAAATCTGTAATGTTTGTGGCTACCACAACGGAAAGTTAACACTTACAGATAGAAAATGGCAATGTCCCGATTGTAAAACCAATCACGACAGAGATATTAATGCCGCTATTAATATCAAAAAGTTTGCTTTAGATAAGCAGAACTTAATAGGTATTTAG
- a CDS encoding methanogenesis marker 16 metalloprotein: MSRTRTYLEIQNKINRGEAVVLTSEEVCERVRDGETIGFDDVDVVTTATRGIMSGTYIVLSFKVAEPNEFKKASSVWINGIPAYVGPCPNERLGILDLIIYGTGYSKYDSSYGGGHLFKEMVEGKTIEVEVETVEGYCFKHYTDMNEIPYAKYFATRHTFKNYLAFVNPSSEPLSTIFHAADFKGNYSEATFCGCGEMNPIKNDPDLETIGIGTRVLINGAEGFVIGSGTRSSPDNPNLAAFADLHPMTGEYMGGYLTPSGPEIISTWAVPIPIINEKILENVIKLDKETPLKVADVGGRIKLCETTYGDVWDNADPAVTYKPEKCIMCTTCKIEEKCPMKAVTSGDSIKSATYEPSECFNCGFCVSICPGGAFNAELGAIHCTIDNMQRTIPVTLRQSDRLRAIRAASELKEKILDSRFRITEPVESISFGPSFENKS, encoded by the coding sequence ATGAGCAGAACAAGAACCTATCTAGAAATTCAAAACAAAATTAACCGTGGAGAAGCTGTGGTTTTAACTTCTGAAGAAGTCTGTGAGCGTGTAAGAGATGGTGAGACTATCGGCTTTGATGATGTTGATGTTGTTACTACTGCCACACGTGGAATCATGAGCGGCACATATATTGTTCTCTCATTCAAAGTTGCAGAGCCAAATGAATTTAAGAAGGCATCCAGTGTATGGATAAACGGGATTCCTGCATATGTTGGTCCCTGCCCCAATGAAAGACTTGGAATACTGGATCTGATAATCTATGGTACCGGTTACAGCAAATATGATTCCTCCTATGGCGGAGGACACCTGTTCAAAGAAATGGTTGAAGGTAAGACCATAGAGGTTGAAGTCGAGACTGTTGAAGGGTATTGCTTTAAGCATTATACTGATATGAATGAGATACCATATGCAAAGTATTTTGCTACAAGACATACCTTCAAGAATTATCTGGCCTTTGTGAATCCTTCTTCTGAACCATTATCTACTATATTCCATGCTGCAGACTTTAAAGGTAACTACAGTGAAGCAACCTTTTGCGGCTGCGGGGAGATGAATCCGATAAAAAACGATCCGGACCTGGAAACAATTGGAATCGGAACACGTGTTCTTATAAATGGTGCTGAAGGGTTTGTTATTGGAAGCGGCACCCGCAGCAGCCCGGATAATCCAAATCTTGCAGCCTTTGCAGACCTCCATCCCATGACTGGAGAGTATATGGGAGGTTATCTCACCCCCTCAGGACCTGAAATTATCAGCACATGGGCAGTTCCCATCCCTATTATCAATGAAAAAATACTGGAAAATGTAATCAAACTCGATAAAGAAACTCCGCTTAAAGTAGCAGACGTCGGCGGAAGAATTAAACTGTGCGAAACCACTTATGGGGACGTCTGGGACAATGCTGATCCTGCTGTTACCTATAAACCTGAAAAATGTATAATGTGTACTACATGCAAGATCGAAGAAAAGTGCCCCATGAAAGCCGTCACTTCTGGAGATTCAATTAAATCAGCAACCTATGAGCCTTCCGAGTGCTTCAACTGTGGTTTCTGTGTATCGATCTGTCCTGGTGGCGCATTCAATGCAGAACTTGGAGCAATTCATTGCACTATAGACAATATGCAGAGAACCATACCCGTTACTCTTAGACAATCTGATCGCTTGCGAGCCATAAGGGCTGCATCTGAACTGAAGGAAAAAATTCTGGACAGTAGATTCAGGATAACAGAACCAGTTGAAAGCATATCATTTGGTCCTTCCTTCGAAAACAAGAGTTGA
- a CDS encoding redoxin domain-containing protein — protein sequence MGEDEQKIYRMPLIGDFAPEFKAKTTTGNIHFPDDYKGNWVIFFSHPSDFTPVCTTEFIKFSKMQDDFKQLNTELLGLSVDSIYSHIAWIRTIEEKIEYKGLKNVEIKFPIIEDLSMEISKKYGMIHPHAIYSTEEMLEDFERSGGKISLDSGTSTIRAVFIIDPNGRIRAILYYPMSSGRNMDEVKRLLISLQKSDSENIETPEGWQPGDDVIIPPPELSSMAKKRISETDEKMICYDWFLCFRKENA from the coding sequence ATGGGAGAAGATGAACAAAAAATATATAGAATGCCTCTTATTGGGGATTTTGCACCGGAATTTAAAGCAAAGACAACTACAGGAAACATTCATTTTCCGGATGATTATAAAGGAAACTGGGTTATATTTTTCAGCCATCCTTCTGATTTTACACCTGTATGTACCACTGAGTTTATCAAGTTTTCAAAAATGCAGGATGATTTCAAACAATTGAATACAGAATTGCTGGGTCTTTCGGTGGACAGTATATATTCTCATATTGCATGGATTAGAACAATCGAAGAAAAAATAGAATACAAAGGCTTAAAAAATGTTGAAATAAAATTTCCCATTATAGAAGACCTTTCAATGGAAATTTCTAAAAAATATGGTATGATTCACCCTCATGCAATCTATTCTACCGAAGAGATGCTGGAAGATTTTGAACGCAGTGGTGGCAAAATCAGTCTTGATTCTGGTACCAGCACAATAAGAGCAGTATTTATAATAGATCCCAATGGACGCATCAGAGCAATACTATATTACCCCATGTCAAGTGGCAGAAATATGGATGAAGTAAAAAGATTGCTTATTTCATTGCAAAAATCAGATTCCGAGAATATAGAAACACCTGAAGGATGGCAACCTGGAGATGATGTAATTATTCCTCCTCCTGAATTATCTTCAATGGCTAAAAAAAGAATTAGTGAAACTGATGAAAAAATGATATGCTACGATTGGTTTCTTTGTTTTAGAAAAGAAAATGCATAA
- a CDS encoding DUF1638 domain-containing protein — protein sequence MESSKSSTLGIILCKIFEDELVHLIKNGPSPDEVVVIENDDSAGFINKLKEEGIVYAAIDASDVSDYLEKNSGNGFVLVVNILELALHAYPDDLKETVYSTIENMAGYCNGIFLLYGLCGNVLVNVEEDFESCDYPVKILRDNDGVIVDDCIGATLGGRKEYLRTLKNCRGSGTFFLTPMWAANWRELARSAGMCQDPYDDATSKFVFEQVGYNTVGKINTGLNYEKDFDKKVEEFASIFEFKIVEMNGSPELFEECYKEMLELLNMET from the coding sequence ATGGAATCCAGTAAATCGTCAACATTAGGGATAATATTATGTAAGATATTTGAAGATGAACTTGTACATCTGATTAAAAACGGGCCATCTCCGGATGAAGTGGTGGTGATTGAGAACGATGATTCTGCAGGGTTCATTAACAAATTAAAGGAAGAAGGTATTGTTTATGCTGCAATAGATGCTTCTGATGTAAGTGATTATCTGGAAAAAAATTCTGGAAATGGTTTTGTTCTGGTAGTTAATATACTTGAACTTGCTCTGCATGCATATCCTGATGACCTTAAGGAGACTGTTTATTCTACCATAGAAAATATGGCAGGGTATTGTAATGGAATATTTTTGTTGTATGGTCTTTGTGGAAATGTTCTTGTAAATGTTGAGGAAGATTTTGAGTCCTGCGATTATCCGGTAAAAATTCTCAGAGATAATGATGGAGTTATTGTAGACGATTGTATTGGGGCAACTCTTGGTGGAAGAAAAGAATATTTAAGGACCCTTAAAAACTGTCGGGGATCTGGAACTTTTTTCCTGACTCCCATGTGGGCTGCAAATTGGAGAGAATTGGCCAGGTCGGCTGGTATGTGCCAGGATCCCTATGATGATGCAACATCTAAATTTGTTTTTGAACAGGTCGGCTACAACACTGTAGGTAAAATCAATACTGGCCTGAACTATGAGAAAGATTTTGATAAAAAAGTTGAAGAATTTGCATCCATTTTTGAATTTAAAATTGTTGAAATGAATGGCAGCCCTGAATTGTTTGAAGAGTGCTATAAAGAAATGCTGGAACTTCTTAATATGGAAACCTGA
- a CDS encoding carboxymuconolactone decarboxylase family protein has protein sequence MTENTEGVKEVKGFMPRAVRYAQRVDDDFAAGISELYKAIWSERENGLQMKEKHLISFSIACSKNNAESATKILERLKKFGATREEIEDAMMIATWTSGVQYFTDFSIVILEEMDRLGF, from the coding sequence ATGACTGAAAATACAGAAGGAGTAAAAGAGGTAAAGGGATTTATGCCCAGAGCTGTCAGGTATGCCCAGAGGGTAGATGATGATTTTGCAGCAGGAATATCTGAACTGTATAAAGCCATATGGTCAGAAAGAGAAAATGGGCTGCAAATGAAAGAAAAGCACCTCATCTCATTTTCAATAGCATGTTCCAAAAACAATGCTGAAAGTGCAACCAAGATCCTTGAAAGATTAAAGAAATTTGGTGCCACACGCGAGGAAATTGAGGATGCCATGATGATAGCTACCTGGACAAGTGGTGTACAGTACTTTACTGATTTTAGTATTGTTATTCTTGAAGAGATGGATAGGCTTGGATTTTGA
- a CDS encoding TFIIB-type zinc ribbon-containing protein, with translation MKALKNCPKCSTELKTVESGGIQVCNVCRYWTKHGTARIDSIMIFA, from the coding sequence ATGAAAGCGTTAAAAAATTGTCCAAAATGCAGCACTGAGTTAAAAACCGTGGAGAGTGGTGGAATTCAGGTTTGCAATGTATGCAGGTACTGGACCAAACATGGTACTGCAAGAATTGATTCGATAATGATTTTTGCCTGA
- the cobT gene encoding nicotinate mononucleotide-dependent phosphoribosyltransferase CobT — MDWIIPGCNHSSKEPIFLCVLSNTETAYIPNLSGAGESPEMTDYTPAGDAELVEKGSVTSFDIIPMTPPFGTPTPAVITRVALELASIPHIFINSGLKILPDVELVDMKAKAGQDIRKNVAVHDPEKIFDRAFEFGQKISSKSDLFVIGESIPGGTTTAKGVLCALGYDGNVSSSCEHNPLGLKNRIVKEGMQASGVSFGSLRDEPMKAIKYLGDPMMPAVAGIAAGIQNCQVILTGGTQMAAVAAVLKHKGLLKDNISIATTKFIVNDCSASFKKLIDDIGIEMYYADPGFTSSRLPGLRRYEAGDVKEGVGAGGAMYLAAMMGISQSQLLEGIEDLCHKLGKFNG; from the coding sequence ATGGACTGGATAATACCGGGATGCAATCATTCTTCAAAAGAGCCTATTTTTTTGTGTGTGCTCTCAAATACAGAAACTGCATACATACCTAATCTGTCAGGAGCTGGCGAATCACCTGAAATGACTGATTATACTCCAGCAGGAGATGCTGAGCTTGTTGAAAAAGGATCAGTTACCAGTTTTGATATAATTCCAATGACACCACCATTTGGAACTCCTACCCCGGCAGTAATTACACGGGTAGCACTTGAGCTGGCCAGTATACCCCATATATTTATAAACTCGGGGTTGAAAATATTGCCGGATGTCGAACTTGTAGATATGAAAGCTAAAGCTGGACAGGATATAAGAAAAAACGTTGCAGTACATGATCCGGAAAAAATATTTGATAGGGCTTTCGAATTTGGACAAAAAATCTCCAGTAAAAGTGATCTTTTTGTGATCGGGGAAAGCATACCTGGAGGTACCACTACCGCAAAAGGTGTTCTATGTGCTCTGGGATATGATGGAAATGTTAGCAGCAGTTGTGAACATAACCCTCTTGGACTAAAGAACAGGATCGTAAAGGAAGGAATGCAGGCTTCTGGAGTCAGCTTTGGAAGCCTTAGAGATGAGCCAATGAAAGCAATCAAGTACCTTGGAGATCCAATGATGCCTGCTGTTGCAGGAATTGCAGCAGGGATACAAAATTGCCAGGTTATCCTTACCGGGGGGACTCAGATGGCAGCGGTTGCAGCAGTACTCAAACATAAAGGACTTCTCAAAGACAACATTTCAATTGCAACAACAAAGTTCATTGTAAACGATTGTTCTGCAAGTTTTAAGAAGCTTATCGATGATATTGGAATTGAAATGTATTATGCAGATCCGGGATTCACCAGCTCAAGACTTCCAGGGCTTCGAAGATATGAAGCAGGAGATGTGAAAGAAGGTGTTGGCGCCGGAGGTGCAATGTATCTTGCAGCAATGATGGGCATTTCCCAATCTCAATTACTTGAAGGTATAGAAGACCTTTGCCATAAACTTGGTAAGTTCAATGGATAA